The stretch of DNA aacatttttgttgttttaaacagaagaactcacacagagggaggtggctcagacatggagatcaaaatgagaggtaagactcaggttgctcacgtgtttgtatgtatgtatggatgtatgtatgtgtgtatggagaggaggaacaatatggaaattaagtggccatagttctgccctaagacaaacactatatatgcataaatctaatatcttaactgaacgACTTCTCTTAcaaatgagattgtacaagctctacactgtatgcataatctgttactatatgttttacagcaatttTTCGGTAAAACCCTTtggtggttgtactggagggATGCCGTCCGCCGCATGCTGCTGATACAGTACAGCCTGCggggaagaaagacaaaaaaagccttccaggacctggctgtatgcagggttataacaggcaggttttattttattcttcacattagtattatgcttagcttggctgacaagaggttttaatttgacctataactttgcttcattttgacttctactctagcggcctgccagaaaaacttccctgcgctgactgctgcagaagcggaggattgattgggcaagttctgaagtttgccccacacaCACGGTAAATTTAAGTTCTTCTGCATTATGTTCATAAgaaagttcatcaaaaaaaaatgtgtgttcattcttagtattacatgtctaacttttgtttatttctttataggccagctgagaaggactgagccatggagcccctttttaactttttattaatatattgttttagtgacttatttttcacacactttacaaacccatcttatgcatcttgcactacatttacactacatcctatcttgtttctttttcagttgtttgaatattaaagttttgaaatgccatcaagtttgctgttcattccttcctactaatataacttttgtatgtatgtacgtgtgtatttacagtacatacatacacacatagagtatgggtgttttttaaaggttaggggaataagcttttcttaacgttctgggaacgttccctgaaggttgtttggttgtagtttggttgtctgctggttaattggaaggttttctaacgttctgggaacgttcgttttggttacagcgaacgttcccctaacgttaagagaccgttccgtaacgttcgctgagggttgcaacgctaagggaacgttccctaacgttcgctaaaggttgcaacgttaagggaacgttcccctaacgttcgctaaaagggttgcaacgttttcggaacgttcgcctaacgttctctaaaggttgtaacttttagagaacgttaggagaacgttccgagaacgttcgcgataaccaaaaacgaacgttcccggaacgttaagaaaaccttccaattaaccagcagacaaccaaactacaaccaaaacaaaccttcagggaacgttcccacaaccaaaaacgaacgttcccagaacgttctgggaaccaaaaattgttagctgggtagccgcaaagaataaatctccatggtaactgggctgggtttaattcaatctggtttcgtgcaaccgagtccaagctaaattcatccaggataacttggatatcccggcttaatcccttatcctggtttcgtgcaacaggcccccggtCTCTTCCCATCCTGAATATGACCCACCCTAATCTGATTCCTGTCCTCCCACCGCctccaaatacataaacataaacatcatACACTGTCATAGTATGACTCTACAGATTTccatacaacaacaacaacagatcacatacaaaaaactaaacaaagagTAAAACTGATCAGGGTTTTCAGGCGGTGTGTGGACCCGATCATGTTTATCAACCACACAGCCCGTGGCCTTCATGCGCGCGTCCGCCACGGTGTCCGGGCGCTCCCGGTAGTGGGAGGAGTCACGCTCGAGCAGACGTGGCAACACGTGACGCCATCAaagagggtcgctggttcatgGGAGCGGTACGCTAGTCCAGCTAGCAGGTGAGGTGAGTAGTCGAGCTGCTTGTCCTGGGACTTCGTACATGAGGTTTACTGACTCTAGTAGCTGGAGAATTAGAAGACGGACATGGCACTGTACGGACCGTGTTGTCCGCTCGAGCCGAGCGGGGTCGGAGCCTACACGGTTAACGGGACGGCTGAGCACCGTGGAGCTAACGCTGAGTTACTTCAGACCGCAGGCTGAATGATAAAGAGGTTCTAACGTCGCTTATAGAAACTAACGTTAAATTAGTTCTCTTCTCTCCATTAGACAGCCCCCCCGCTGCGTttacacgggggggggggggggcattaacCCGGTACAGCCTTCACCGGGCAAAACGGGCTGGAGCTGGGGAGTCTGGGGAAGTCCGTTCCATTGTAACCAGTGACGGTAGTGGGCCCATAGACCGGtaatattaatgaattaatcaatatatatatatatacatatatacagtctatgagtgggCCAAATAGAAGTGACATGGAAGATGATGGAAGGACAGTACTTCCCTCTCACTAGGGCTGTGCTCGAATAAAGAAAGTCTGGTCGACTATCAGTTGACAGATCGGAACATTTGAGTTTCTCCAAAGAATCCTGCAAAccctgtgttgtcctcccgggtctaAAACCAGACataaatgtgacttttttgtccctttttcagaccaCCACTacttttacactactttttgaaATCCATGGtaaataaccctcatttatatagaattatatctaatatttgagtttatatttaattataaattattttgactaataattCAGAGgaatcagaggaatgaaagtgatcaatgtATTTGCATAGAGcattggaaggaatccaatccattttttgtggtaatttgtttaaaagaaacccatatttcagatatagaaattttttaaagggtcaaatttgtcccgaagacaacaggagggttaatccTTGTGTTTACCACAGATGTGCTCATACGTTTCTTGGAAATAAGTCATTCAGCATGGAGAAGCATAAAAAATGACTATTGGACTGAAGGAAATTTAGTCGACTAAACAAAGACGAGAAGGtagccctagtgtgtgtgctCTCTGTTCATTTGTGAGCTTCTGGATAAGGAATATAATATTTTTCTCCAATTTATAATCTGTAGCTCACTGTATGGAACTAATTGCAATCAAGGTAACATGATAGCAGGGATtacatataaacacatttatGCTGAATGAGTCATATCAACACATTTAATCTAAATGAGTCCTTGTTTGCCATCTGTGTTCAATACCTAATATCTGTTCACTCGGTCAAATAGAATGGGGCATCCTCAGTGTTTGGATGCAGACGTTAGGATTGATTGGCTTAACAGGATGAACACATGCTGATCAGTCACAACATCTTCCTACAGCTATATTCTGGGCTGAAGTGAAGGTTTAAGGTCAAGAAGATGATGGAAGAGAGTGGAATCGAGACTACGCCTCCTGCCAGCCCTACACCTCCTCTGACTGTGGCTGCCACAGTCAGCGCCCCGCCGATCACCATAGGTAAGACATGATCTGTCATAGCCCGCCGATCACCATAGGTAAGACATGATCTGTCATAGCACGCCAATCACCATGGGTAAGACATGATCTGTCATAGCACGCCAATCACCATAGGTAGACATGATCTGTCATAGCCGCCAATCACCATAGGTAAGACATGATCTGTCATAGCACGCCAATCACCATAGGTAAGACATGATCTGTCATAGCCCGCCAATCACCATAGGTAAGACATGATCTGTCATAGCACGCCAATCACCATAGGTAAGACATGATCTGTCATAGCCCGCCAATCACCATAGGTAAGACATGATCTGTCATAGCCCGCCAATCACCATAGGTAAGACATGATCTGTCATAGCCCGCCGATTATCATAGGTAAGACATGATCTGTCATTTGTGCAGCTGGTTGAAGCTAACAGTCTGCATAAGTTACGCGCTCAATGAAGCCAAAGCATAAGATGTAATATTCTTGTGTTTCAGGTCTGTCCAGCCCTCTGTCCCTCCCTGGCACCAGCTCCATCGGTTCACCCGCAGTCTCCACCGCTTTCTCCCCTGTTCCCTCCATCCCTGCTTTCAGCAGCCCTCTGGCCACACACCCCTCCCTGTCCTCCCCgttcccccctccctccacgCTCGCCTCCCCGTTCAGCAGCGGCTCTCCGTTTCCGCCTCCCACCTCAGGCTCTTTTCCCCCTCTGGCCTCTCCCATGGGGCCACCTCCCCTTTCAGCTCCCGGCATGTCGGCCCCTCCCACAGGCCCGCCCGTATCCAGCTTCTCCATGAGTGCAGGATATGACATCACACGGGGTCATGCCGGTCGTACTCCGCAGACACCTCTGATGCCGACGTTCTCCAGTCCTGCCGCCGTGCCAGGTAAGAGCCACGCTGGTCTTctcctgtacacacacacgggcAGATTCCCAGGTGtgtgtatttctcagtatggctctGTTCATAAGAATGTGTCAACCGCAGACTTTCTACTCACTCTTCTGAAGGGtctgttgtgtttcttttaatCCTCCTTGTctactgtgtggaggagggggtggTGTATGATCACCGAAGGCTTGAATCATGTGGACGctccgacagtgttgttgtcattcattagaattcctcatgggggagacaaaaACTACGTACTATAGCTTTAACATTAACCTTGTATAAGAACAAGGAGAGATGCATTGCACTGGGTTGTAGCACAATGGCTTTGTTTCGCCtgtaatcaacaaataatcaagattcaaaaacttttttttctgatatgTTGCCATGTTATTCAATGCAAGTGTAGtacaaaaaatcaaaatatacagttatacaatatatataatgagGTTGAGATAGATCTATAAATCAACCTCATCTTTATTCATCATgcaattaattgatttattgactGTCACGCCAAGCTTTGTCACGTGGCTTTAAAAATGGTCAATGATACTTTCCAGGTGTGGGACCAAACCCCATGGTTCAGCAGCCAGCCATGACAGGAGGATTAGATGCTGGATCTCCCATCACTTTCCCAGAGGAGCAGGACGATCCCAGAGGACCTGGACACACCAACGCTGGTGGAGGCATCTGGGGCTTTTTTAAGGTAACACCGCTCTAATCAAATGAGCCTTGACGACATTTTAACACCCTTTCCTGATCATGCTTTAGCAGTCGAGCCCTGCCCAGTGATCTGACCTCCATGTCGTTTGTTATGTGTGCGTGTCTTCAGGGAGTAGCAGGTAACACTGTAGTAAAGACAGTCCTGGACAGAACCAAGCACTCTGTGGAGTCCATGATCACCACTCTGGATCCTGGCATGGCTCCATACATCAGTAAGTGGCCCCGCTGCCTGTCACTACATCAGCCCATCCTGATAGCAGCTGTCCTCCATTAATGTTCTTCTGCTCTCCAGAGTCTGGCGGGGACATTGACATCGTGGTGACTTCAGATGAGATGAACGTGGAGGCTGTCAGAGACGCCTTCCAGGAGGTTTTCGGGATGGCCATGGTCACTGGAGAACCCGGTCAGTCCAACATCGCCCCGCAGCCGGTGGGCTACGCAGCCGGAGTCAAGGTCAGTCCACTGCTGTTTCTCCAAACGGTTCTGTGTCAAAGTAGTCTCTCATAGCCAGACCTGCTGAGCAATCACGGAATTAACAGCAGACTATGGTGCAGGtggattattttctgaaatatacTGACTTCATTCTTGTAATAACcaattataactttatttttcacaaaatatcaTGACTCTACCAAACCTCAGAGAACacagatatattttaaatgtgtgaatattttgaaatattactgtccaggggtttattaatacattaaaatgaattaatgatTGTTGAGGTGTATAATTGTCTTATGCACATTTAAGGAGGTTACTCCCCCgacaaaagatgcaaaagaggAGGGAAGTGTAAATGATGCCAAAGCCACATGTGTGCTGACTCAGTTATAATTCAAAAATATCGATCTACAGGAGAATACCAAGATGaaagcaatacagaatgcctGAAAGCATTACTGCAAAATATTCCATTATGTCTTTAcaattgtattgtattctgtttCCCTTTTACATGAAGATTTTCCAGCATAAATAGATTCCGAAAAAGTTAGAAATACAGTAGGTGCATACAAATTCATCAGTGGGTGGGTATCCAAACATCCGCGTATACCTTTATAATGATAAGACATTTCTTTAGACTGTTGTGAGTCACTTTTAATCTCGCCCTGATTAATTTGTTTTAGGCATGAGGTCAGGTACTACATTTTGTTCACTTAACCCCTCAGCCTGGATGGATCCTTCAAGATACACAACACATGAAACCAAAGGAAGCATGCAGAAAATCAGTCTTTAGTCCACTTCCCAGCAGCAGGGAAGGGTCTTCCAgtcattgtgtctgtgtgtgtctgtgtgtgtgtgtgtagggggctCAGGAACGCATTGACAGCCTGCGTCGAGCCGGTGTGATCCACGAGAAGCAGCCAGTGGTCTCTCTGGAAAACTTCATCGCTGAGCTGTTCCCCGACAAGTAAGGGAAgacctctgacacacacacacacacacacacacacacactgacaaaccCAAACGGTTTTTAGTTAAACTATTTGCAGgccttttttttatacacaaacacacacacacacacacctttacatCTTACACACTCAGTGATGGGAAGATTATGGAACCCAGTTCAGTAGCGCGCAGAGTAGTATTTGTATCTTATTCTATTTAGCCCGTTTTATTTTCTACCTCTGTCACTGTTTGATTGTTTTATGAAGACTCTTAAATTGAACGCTGTTGTGCCAGTCTGTCTCGgtggagacactttgtttctctcactacgCCTCTAGAGTTGGTACTCTCTCTGAAGCtaaactctctcacacacacacacacacacacacacacacacacacacacacacacacacacacatgccggccctgctattctGTTCCAGAGATTGACGCACACACCATGGCACAGTATAAACGTCAGGCTGCTTGAATAGCTACGGAGAAAACTCATTGTGGAGCCCAGGTGTGAGGTGTGGAAGGTCATGTCAGAATCCCTGTGTTGTCTCCAGGTGGTTTGACATCGGCTGTCTGATCCTGGAGGACCCCGGTCACAGCATCCACATTGAGGTCTTCACGCAGGCAACCCCTGTGGCCCTAGATCACGTCCAACAGGTACGCATCAGCAACTGTCAACTGCATGCCGgtttattacaatattacaacacCCTATAGATATATGGTACATGGAAAAACTGAGATTTCTTGACAAAATGTCGCACCCGGTGGAAAATAGGTGTTAGCGGTACTACGTCTGTAGCCACTGCACTTTTCAACCTCAGTAGTTTGTCATAGACGGGGACAAATACCAGCTTCAGTCCTTAGAAACTTTATTCATCATCACGCCAGACAGAAAGCTCCAGCCACTCATCAAGCTGTGTGTATAACCTCCCCCCGTGCAGGCTCAGTCGCTGACCCCCCCGGACTACAGCCTGCGCTGGTCCGGGCTGATCGTCTCAGTGGGCGAGGTGCTGGAGCGCAGCCTGCCAAACGTCAGCCGGACAGACTGGCACCAGGCCATGACGGGCATGGCCCGGCGCCAGATGATCCAGAGCGCCGCCAAAGCCCTGGCTGGTATCTACAAACAGCAGCTCCCCCCCAGGACTGTGTGAGGTCTAATGCTTCCACTTCCTGTCCCAGACTGGGAGGAGGCGGAGACACGTCGGAGGAAAAAGTGGCTGATGGGACAGCAAGCTTCCCTCGTATCTCCCGTCCACCCGCCAGCCGTCTGTCCTCGCGGGGTGAAGCCAAAtgcacatttctttaaaacagatGTTTACTGACACCCCAAGATATCAGCAGGCTTTAACTGAGGGCCCCCCCCATACCTAATCTATGTCAGGGGATAGGGAACATATTTAACATCAGCATACAACCTCCCCAGTGGATTActtacattaagacaattagtttttttaggttgtctaatatttttaaattttaatttaaaataatgcaaatgaggcattattttattaaagtgtATTTCCAGAACAGAAATGTGAACATTAATAATATGAAGCCTGGTTCAAAgttctagttttattttgtcGACATTCAAGTCAGTTTTCTACTGAGGGAATTAGGTTTAATTTGGATATTTTTTTGTCAGCCGccacaaaaagaaaatcccttTCCCCCATGTCTTTCTGAATAAATTGTGTGAATGAGGCTGTGAATGATATCTAAACTACGCCCTGTGTAAAAGGTCTACCGACATTTAACTAACAGATATCAGCCAGCGTAAAACTTCCCCAAATCATCACTGACATCATCtttgtattacaagttttctgaaatgtttaaagtgcccatattctgctcattttcatgttcataatTGTATGTTGAGGTTGttccagaataggtttccatggtttcattttcaaaaacaccttttttgttgttgtactgcacattgctgcagatcctgtttccaccctgtgtgtttaggtctctgttttagctccagagtgagacatctcgctagttttagctccagagtgaacATCTcgctagttttagctccaggagtgagacatctcactagttttagctcctgTATCActgtatctcactcagaacacataatggtgtgtatgcgtgtggaagcaccagagacacaaaataaccccccacatttttttctcaatatgggcactttaaatagGCAAATGAGCCATTATCTAACACTaacttttggtgaatttagAGAAGACGACAGACATAAATAGGCAACGTgttgtcaaaaaatgttttctttccagATGTGATTATGGAAGCAAAATGGCCCAAAACaccccaaatttaaaaaatgtttttgcgtGTAGCGTCTCCCCTTAACTACTATGGGATCATCTCATTGTCCTCCATAAAAGATTATTACACATGATGTATATTAATATCAACAACCTTAACACATATTGTGCCAATAATGAGTTTTcttgtttgggttttttatgAATGCTTGTGGTTATTGTGCAGACTATTACACGACCTGTGTCCCAGTGGCATTCTGTTAGAGGTCCTCAGAGTTTCCTCAAACCTTACTGATTTTACATACATGTAAAATACAGAGAGACAAAGCCACGCTCTGACCCAGCTACACTAAGTAAGGGGTGTCAAACATACGGCCCGGGGGCCAGAACCGGCCCTCCAAAGGGTCCAATCAGGCCCACTTAATGACTTGTCTCTTGAAAATTGCAGAGAAGTAATTCAGTCCAACTCCAGATTTACCGCTTTAATCCCATAGAATATCTGAGTGTTTTCTCAGAAtatcccccctccctccctcccgggACCACAACATGATTTTCCCCCTACAATGGCCTTAGAAGCCGATGATAAAGTTTCTGATCCGTCTGAAGAGTTTTACTACTACATTAACTATAATGCGTTTGACCCCCCTGGACTAAACAATGTCTAATGTGGAGCTGGGTGAGGTCTGGGGTACTAGGGACTGAGTGGACCTGTGAAGTCCACCACTGCATACTGTAACACCGTTAATTCCACCACAGTTTGGAGGCTGCTATTAGTAGTCAACAACCGGACGTGCTCTTCATTAAGTAAACCCTTAAAACCTTAAGTAGCTGGGAAACCTTTTATCTAAGCGTCTTCATTTCAGGGAATATTTGAGTTTTCTGAGCTGCTCAAGCCATCGATCCTCCGTCCGCTTTGCTCTTCTTTTTTACCTTCTTTGTTTGACAATTTTTTGGAActgtaaataacttttttttttttttaaactgttcctCAAACACGGCTGAATGAGCTTTCCTTTACTCACCCTCGCTATTAACGGTATTCCTAAACTCAATTGAATTCAAACTACTTCATTTATCTTTAAGGGCAAAATTCAATTGCCCTCTAGAGATGAATAAATGTATTGCTTGTaggaaattaataataatttgctGTGCGGTAATAGATTAACCAAATGAAtttgttatgtactgtattttatgaaataaagtTATTAGCAGTAGATTTTGACACAGGGCCTTAAGATGAGGTAACAGCTGAGAGCCTTTATAGTGTCAGCTGATCTGCTGGAGTGCGACATATTCCCTGAGTTTGAGATCAAGTTACCGGGTTTTTGAATGACCATAAATTGCAGTGAGCGTGGGGCCTTAGAGGGGCCCCTATGAAGCAAATGTGCAATAATGGTttatttattagttattagtCATTGCATAggcaataatcaaaactggccagtgccgaccaaatatcttaaaataaattctttacatatttaaagacatttgcaccatacaTTGATGCAGGAAAAATCACCAGAATACAGAAAATGAAGCAAGAAAATTTCTCAAGATCTCAATTTTCAAATCAAATTATTGCTTCAATCACTGACATTTACCATCAACACTGATTGGTAATCCACGTAAAAGGTGGCGATGCACTAAACCCACTTAGAACCCGTATGTAGTGTGCAACTGGGACACAGCTGAAAATGTCTGATGGGCCAAGTGATGTCATGTTTTAGATATGTATTCGTTTGGAAAATCACATATTGAAATTCTTTGatttttgcttgttttactGCAACATCTTTGCATATTGTTGTGCTGTATGTATTTAAACCCACGAGTACGGTAACCTGCGATGGGATAAGAAGGAACTTAATTTATTTTCTGCTTCTTCAGGCAGTTGGGACACTGTTGGAAACAGAAGTTCGTCATACAGCACGCTACGCACCGTTTGGGAGGTTGTAGTGGAGCGATCCCACTGCACCGTCATGTGTCCCCCACATGTgcctttaaaacaaattaataaatccCTTTTTCATGCAGGTCTGTATCGATGCTACATGTTTTTCCTACATTAACTTGACATTTAAGTTATCTGTTAAGTTATCATGAgggagagacccccccccccccccaatagaCAGGGATGGATGCATAGACAGGCCAGGCAGGCAGACATATGGACAAACGTGCTGCTGTCCACATCAGAGATCTGTTTCTGTGACCGGATGGAGGAAGTTACAAATGCTACTGACAGTAATCATACAAATATTACGTCATATTAATGTAAAGTGGGACCATTTCACATCTGGAATCACCCTCACTGTTGTGACACATGTTTTGTATCTCATGTCTGTCCCATAAATAAAAATTTGTTCATTTGTAGGTTAATTAATGTTCTGCTTGGCATAAGAAAGGCTTGTTTGCAACAATAATTACATATCGTCTAAAGCCCTCTAGATAAAAATAAGTTTGGCTCATATGAGACGAACTGTcgcttatttatttaatgtagcTCCTCTTAAAAACACTGGGGCCTTTATTTGTAGAGGAcaacagaagacatgaaaggggagggagagagggaacaacatgcagcaaagggccaaaggtcggagtcgaacctgcggccgctgcgtcgaggactaAACCTCCATATACAACCTAGTGTCACGCCAGAGTGTAACACACCCGGTGGTCCGTTGGGTTTGGCGTGGCAGTGGATATGGACGCCTGCTCAGGGGGCACCGGAGAGAGAAACCatagaaaatgcaaaaaatacatTCAAGAGCATGTGAAATCCAAACATGTCCCCCCCTGGAGGGTTCTTCTTTTTAGGGTGCCCTCATGAAGGATTTGGACCCCCCTGGGTCAACCTGGGAAAAGACAACGTGTAAAGGATGTTTGTAAGGACAACCTACAAACCGGGAAAACCCTTTCCCCAGAGGATTTTTGGTATGCTCACAGtggtttttaaaacttttacccCCCCCCTTCTAAAGTTGTTTGcaaaaattgatcttaatgccttaattcaaaacaatTAGGAATATCCAACATTtttaggacaccaattttctttgtgaatgaataatgtaaataaataaatgtgttccttaaaatacaggggcataagatacaaccccccccccccccccccatgttaaaatacagggggcaaaaGTATGATACAGGAATGATACAATGAAATGAAGTACTACAGGGAGAAATGATACAATGAAATACTACAGAGAGGAATGATACAATGAATTCAAGTGCtacagggagaaaaatgacaCAATGAAATGATTTCAGGCTCGGCGGTTTGAAGAAAATTCAGGCAGCGCTTGTTATTTACACCGGGACGCTCGGGGTCAGGTCTACGATAGAATGCACTTAGCAAAATTAGACTCCGCCTCCGCGGTACAGTCACGGCATGGGTCGGTCACCGTTACGAGTGAACCCATGTTCAAAGAACGCACTGCGTCCAGCTACGCCATTGGCTAGTAATAAACAACGTAAGATATTCAATGAGCCGCCATATTGGAAGCCAACCCCTCTTTCATTCGGGTAAGAAAAGACACTTGGAGGGTAGTTTTCGGGAGTGCttattgttgatgttgttgagAGTTTAACTATAAATCGTTAAACCGGCACAACTCGTATCTTGTTTCGGTTTGGTTGGGGTAATTTAGTCTTCTACCATGGCTACCGCGGCTGCGACTCCGACTGGTCAGAGAAGCACGTGCGGCGGCGGCACTCCGCTGAGCCCGACCAGGATCAGCAGGCTCCAGGAGAAGCAGCAGCTCCGGGACCTCAACGACCGCCTGGCCGTTTACATTGACAAAGTCCGTAGTCTGGAGGCTGAAAACAGCGTCCTCCACCTCCAAATTAACGAGAGGGAAGACACCCGGAGCCGGGAGGTCAGCGGACTGAAAGCCCTGTACGAGACCGAGCTAGCCGACGCCAGAAAGTGTCTGGACGAGTCGTCCAAGGAGCGGGCCTGGCTGCAGATCGAGCTGGGCAAGACCACGTCCGAGCATGAGC from Etheostoma spectabile isolate EspeVRDwgs_2016 chromosome 16, UIUC_Espe_1.0, whole genome shotgun sequence encodes:
- the LOC116704610 gene encoding protein PRRC1 isoform X2 → MICHSPPITIGLSSPLSLPGTSSIGSPAVSTAFSPVPSIPAFSSPLATHPSLSSPFPPPSTLASPFSSGSPFPPPTSGSFPPLASPMGPPPLSAPGMSAPPTGPPVSSFSMSAGYDITRGHAGRTPQTPLMPTFSSPAAVPGVGPNPMVQQPAMTGGLDAGSPITFPEEQDDPRGPGHTNAGGGIWGFFKGVAGNTVVKTVLDRTKHSVESMITTLDPGMAPYIKSGGDIDIVVTSDEMNVEAVRDAFQEVFGMAMVTGEPGQSNIAPQPVGYAAGVKGAQERIDSLRRAGVIHEKQPVVSLENFIAELFPDKWFDIGCLILEDPGHSIHIEVFTQATPVALDHVQQAQSLTPPDYSLRWSGLIVSVGEVLERSLPNVSRTDWHQAMTGMARRQMIQSAAKALAGIYKQQLPPRTV
- the LOC116704610 gene encoding protein PRRC1 isoform X1, which gives rise to MMEESGIETTPPASPTPPLTVAATVSAPPITIGLSSPLSLPGTSSIGSPAVSTAFSPVPSIPAFSSPLATHPSLSSPFPPPSTLASPFSSGSPFPPPTSGSFPPLASPMGPPPLSAPGMSAPPTGPPVSSFSMSAGYDITRGHAGRTPQTPLMPTFSSPAAVPGVGPNPMVQQPAMTGGLDAGSPITFPEEQDDPRGPGHTNAGGGIWGFFKGVAGNTVVKTVLDRTKHSVESMITTLDPGMAPYIKSGGDIDIVVTSDEMNVEAVRDAFQEVFGMAMVTGEPGQSNIAPQPVGYAAGVKGAQERIDSLRRAGVIHEKQPVVSLENFIAELFPDKWFDIGCLILEDPGHSIHIEVFTQATPVALDHVQQAQSLTPPDYSLRWSGLIVSVGEVLERSLPNVSRTDWHQAMTGMARRQMIQSAAKALAGIYKQQLPPRTV